The DNA window ggggccgaggcatagcagtagCAATCCATCCTCGCCTTTTTGGTATAACTCGttttggtacgtgacatagttcgtggcgtgaactcgtgtcttgcgactatgttttccattgggattgtcaaggtactgcataatgggtttTCTCCAGTCATCTGGTGTTGCCTCGACGATACAAACCTCTATAGTGTCTTGTCGGTCTAGCAACGAAGGTAAAGACATGACTCGGGTGCGTATTACATCGTCGCGCCGGAGGATTTGTTGGTTAACCAAGGCTGGGTATAGCTGTTGTAACACCAgtatttctcggcctagcttgccctCCAAGAGTTGTGCACCAGATGcaatttgagccaactcgtTCGCGTCGGTATTATGGGTCCGGGAAATATGTTCGAACGTAATACCGTCGAAggattcggccaaatagctggcaaccatgtggtagggtgccagggtacaactTATGCAGCGAAAAGACCggttaagttggttaatcacgaGTTCAGAATCGCCGAGGATGAGGGCACGGGTGGCCCGCAAGTCATGAAGGAGGCCAAGGCCGATGataagggcttcatattcggcctgattattggtgcagtcgaaatccaacttaagcgaaaaataccaacgatcgtgaTTAGGCGATTGAACGACAATGCTAACGCCGGCCGAAGATGAAGTACTTGAACcgtcaaaatacatcgtccaatagttgtcgcgtgtttcaaccatgccgatttcgacatCGGTGTCCCCAAAACCGTAGGGGGAAGGGTGTTGAGCAAGGAAGTTGGCTAATGCttggcctttgacagctttctgaggcacgtattgcaagctaaacgcggacaacgccatcgtccaCTTCCCAATCCTGCCTTTTACGATTGGCtgggtaagcatgtaccggataacgtcgatctgggcaatgacttgtgtgaccgacgggagcatgtaatgccgaagcTTAGAGGCGGCGAAGAACACGgcgagacagagcttctcaacggcagaataattgatctctggtGGATTAAGACTTCGACTGAGGTAAAAAATAGCCTGCTCCCACCCGGCATCGTTGTCTTAGGCGAGGAGGCAGCCAATGGACTCTTCAGCCGCCGAAATATAAAGTTTGAGAAGTTTACCGCGCTGGGGTGGAACAAGGACAGGTGGTGTCGCGAGGGAGACCTTGATTTGTGTAAACGCTGCTTGATGCTCGTCAGTCCACTCAAACTCATatgagtccttaagtttcaaaagcgtcgaaaacgctttcattttccCTACCAAGTTAGCTATAAATCGGCGGAGAAAATTTTTCTTACCGAGTAAGGACTGCAGTTGTTTCTTCGTCGTTGGGGGTGGAGCACTGATGATTGCACGTGATTTATTTTCGtccacttcaatcccacggtgatgtaccaggaaactaagaaaattaccggccgacacaccgaatgcacatttggcaggattcattttgAGGTTGTGTTGGCGCGTACgaaggaaagcctgtcggagatcatcgttgtttggatttaattacaacatcgttgatatagacttcgacgatggttctaattaaatcatgaaatatggtgtTCATTGCCTGCTGGTATGTGGCACCGGTATTTTttaggccgaatggcataacaacccattcgtaagtgccgagtgcccccgggcagcggaaagcagttttgtgcacatcggcttcggcaacAAAAATTTGGTTAtacccggcatgtccatccataaaggataagatcgcatgattcgccgcggcatcgattaacagatctgaaatcggcattgtatactcatctttgggaattgccagattcagatttctgaaatcgatgcagatgcgcagtgcaccatttttctttaaaacaggaacgatatttgccaaccattcaacatatcgagatgtccgaatgaacccggcTTTCAAGAGCCGAACCAGTTCGTCCTTGATGCCGAGttgcacttcggtcgagaatcgacgaggtggctgacggaaaggtttacatccgggcttaatacgtaattcatgctcgacaagagtacgatctaagccgggcatttcatggtagctctaagcaaaacaatctttgaacttcgtaagcaaggcacgaagttcgtccttcatttgttggggaagtaaagcactaataaacaaaggccgtgggtcatcggccgtcccaacattaatctcttccagggggtccttaacttggggctGATGATCTTCGAGCTCGGCCAGGGCGGCTTGAACTTTGTCAAGAGATAATACTGGACCATTATTTCCTTCggcaaggaactcgacgaggttaacgtcagaatttggttgtttagatatagtataccaatgagccagcagtcgttccatagtagatgaaaccgcggccctacgtttttcccgatcggtgtcaaacatcagCTTCGGGGAGGAAGTtggctaatccgagtctcgccgaatcctggtggacagtctcggtgccaacctcgatagctttctgaacagaaatccgagtcggccgttcttcatcattgaagccttgcaaagtaatgtagccgacgtggtcatcataataccgtgcttggatcatgttagtttCGAAGGGTTGGCTATCGGTCGGGTGAACAGTGAtcgatttgccgtcccaaaaaatgagcacttgatacaatgagGAAGAAATACAACTGGTTTGGtgaatccaatctcgaccgagtagtgcattatactcggttttggaatcaaccacgaaaaaggcggtcatgtgaGTACGACCGGCAATATTCACTGTTAACGGAAGTAcacctttggtttgggatttgtcgccGATGAAACTATtcattgtgatccctgacggaataagttTGTCATTAGAGCGacgtaaggccttcatgatgttcataggcatgatattgacggtagctccacagtcgacaaaaactttagaaactggatatccctcgatgtgggccgtcacatacaatggctttaaatgatGGAGGTTGGCCGATGATGAGCGAGgaaacaattcggccaaagTTGCTTTGATATTGTCATCTTTTGTTGCAGAGTCAACTTCAGCAACAGATACAAAATCAACATGGCCGGCTTCCTCGGCGACTACatcaccatcgaggaaattcggCTGAGCtgtgcttgattgaaaatcagcgggtaacacatggaccatactgatttccatgttatccaagaCTGACGGGCCCATCGGGTTAGGATCTTCCTCGTTAGCCTCATCTCTCGTCTAGTCGGCGACTACGGCTTCCGTTGTTGTCagagttggacaaagagactATTCTGCTCATTCTTCAATGGTTTGATCCTGCGGTGCTGCTTCGGTAGCTTGTTGGTTCTGCGTGATTGCCTCAGGTGAGGTTGAGATCGACAGTGTGTTTGGGATCAAGATCCGAGCCTGCTCCTGGTAGTGTATCCAGGCATCCCTggtgtcgagataagcatccaaTCGCGCAACACGTGctatttcatcggtcgtaaggctgaagagagaaacagccgaaaatacttcgaagtgatatcgtaaatactgaaggtcctccattgagaaaggaaggtcggctgcatcgatatcagtgtatgggtcgacttcaaatccaaagacacgggcttctcgtatgtgctggaaccttgctttcaatcctgggtcTGAGGTCTTCTGAATGATTCGCTCGGCATCGGGACAAGTCAGGACTAGATCAATTGTGTCCTGACATGCCTTCGGTAAACCATACAGATcattggccgaatgtttcttatgaaattctcgcatgTATTCCAAAGCCTCCCCGAGGAACGGTGGGTGCAAATTCCGtcaaattttgatcaaaggttcTTGTATGGCCGGCGGGGTtaatttgctttcggcctcttgcctgaaattCTCGAGGCATGCCTTCATCTCCCCCGGtcaaagaagaagtttgatccgtttatcagcctcTTCGAACGTTGTTTCGACATCTCGGTTGACCAgccgtttcccttgaaccaactctgtcataatagcTGGAGGTGGTCGTTCATCATCAGTAGCAATtgtgtccttcggccgccattgagggaccgaagtttcttgggctgcctgttggcgagccatgcaatctatcctttggtgctggcgtttctgggatttggatagtgcggtgtagacgcctttcgaagaatgatatgtataccaacgttgataTCTAGGTTCgggaggtttgaaagttttttggctccgcgatgattccgaactgctagaattacgttTATAGTAGTCCTCGTCAtaaaatgaagcatcaaaatcaaggcgccgcctgactgagggtgtctcttccatcctcactttaggaccgagcctatcaaaaaccccttgatgttggcCTACGTTGGTAACCTTTTGCTGGGTTGCGGCCGTAGGTCGTTCCGTTATAAGCGAAGAGGGCTTCTCCTCTGGCTCACTGCCGACCTTTGCTCTACATTTACTGCACAAAACCACCGTCCCACTGTCTTCATCGGTGCTATAATccatcataggtttgacaataACGGGTCCTGTTAAAGCTGTCGGTGGTTCTtttgaacgaaaatcggccatgaaacgtggccgagaattctgattCCGAAAGCGTTGCGTCGCAACAacttcggccttccctttccctttgtcttTAGGTAGGCACGCATCGACCATATTCACTGTTGCCGTAGGGAACGGgtcagtatcaacactcatcttcttctctggaaatttcagtttgccattatcaatccagctttggacgttgtctcgaaacatgatgcaattgtttgtcgtgtgtttgcttgaattatggtatttgcaatatatctttcctttaagcttttcggccttgggaatgttgtgcccaggccgaagtttgatgatccttgctgataacagttgatcaaaaattgcatcggcctttgtaatatcaaaagtataaactttcGACGGGTTCAGTGCTCCTTCAGTAGCCGAGCGGATTTTGACTTCCTTAGAGTCAACTTGAGTCagtgccttgcaaacgtatggcttatctatcactatctcagctgcatccacactaacgcattcatcctcggttgatgcataattgacagtaggattcttgtaaatcgtccctCGAGATGGAGCtttcgaaatcttttcctcgcggagcaaataatcatactgctcgacatgttggactaattcgtacatatcccgaaagtttgcccccaagaatttatttttgtattcgATGTCAAGATCGTTCAGAGCAAGTCTGACGAATTCAACTTCGGGGAgaggcactcggcaccaattcttGGCTGATTTGAAtctagtaagataatccattggtgactcgtcgGACGCCCGAGCCATCCTTGCTAGTGAGGATACTGACATTTCCATTcccggccgataaaactgctcatgaaatttctcgaccaactcctcccaactCTGGACGGAGTTCGGTGGGAGGTTAATATACCAAGCGAACGCTGAGCCGgtcaacgaaaaattgaaaagtcgcAGCTTGTGAAAGTCACTATTAACGTCTCCGCATTGTGCGGTGAAGCGAGctacatgttctaacgaggataaAGATGATTCTGCggtaaaaaggctaaaatccggGATCTTgaaacctctagggtattcgACCTATTCTACGTAAGCTGGATACGGGTGTATAAACttagggaacttcggccctttcttcatggccgaatcgatcatccgttGAACTTTAGTCATATCGACGGGCGTTACTTCCACTTTCTGGTCGgatccgtctgacctactattcgaccctcctccTCTTTCCAATTGAATTGGCCTGAGGAATTGGCTCGGCCGGTGCACTTGATAATAGATTATTCCTCGGCGGCAAATGCTGGGCAAGATCGAAAGTTCTACCATCGctgaccttactaaccagtatttcgaGTAATCTAGTTTGTGCTTAACTGAAATTGCATATCACGTCATGAAGCTTATCGGTTCCTCGACTCAATGTCTGTTCAACCGTTCGAGATTGCTCGTCAAGCcgttttcgaagaaacgaccttgtgGATGGATTGGATTCTTCGCCACCATCTTCATCACAATCTTCTATTactccttcattgagaacgcaagTGTTCCTATCGGGAATTTCAAGACTGCGAACCTGActgccgagattaacttccctttctcggcgagttgcgctcgtggactcaggtgtcacggcGCTGATGGGATTCTGCGCTTGTGGCACATTGTGTCCTATGTTCTGATTTGGTAGatcggctgtcgactttcccatagctgttttcttttttaccgatcgtgtttcaattggcatgaacttcgtagtttagcactgggtcccactgggcgtgccaaaatgttgaccctagaaactaccaagcctacgtggcgcgcaggccgagtaatctataagctaactacgtccttcggtgaatgcaggcgtgccaactcgtcggtcgagctcggccgaggagtaaatttgttgatattgcgttgggtgcgcggcttaCTCCTGTgccttgcgattgcgaccgaggaaggaacacgtctcggcctcttgggttctcgaacctgaagacaaggttactattcttacgaagttcacgagtcgtcgtcgtcggattcagtcacagtgatgttattcgtcagagtaaac is part of the Malus domestica chromosome 12, GDT2T_hap1 genome and encodes:
- the LOC139189851 gene encoding uncharacterized protein — translated: MGPSVLDNMEISMVHVLPADFQSSTAQPNFLDGDVVAEEAGHVDFVSVAEVDSATKDDNIKATLAELFPRSSSANLHHLKPLYVTAHIEGYPVSKVFVDCGATVNIMPMNIMKALRRSNDKLIPSGITMNSFIGDKSQTKGVLPLTVNIAGRTHMTAFFVVDSKTEYNALLGRDWIHQTSCISSSLYQVLIFWDGKSITVHPTDSQPFETNMIQARAAVSSTMERLLAHWYTISKQPNSDVNLVEFLAEGNNGPVLSLDKVQAALAELEDHQPQVKDPLEEINAIFYLSRSLNPPEINYSAVEKLCLAVFFAASKLRHYMLPSVTQVIAQIDVIRYMLTQPIVKGRIGKWTMALSAFSLQYVPQKAVKGQALANFLAQHPSPYGFGDTDVEIGMVETRDNYWTMYFDGSSTSSSAGVSIVVQSPNHDRWYFSLKLDFDCTNNQAEYEALIIGLGLLHDLRATRALILGDSELVINQLNRSFRCISCTLAPYHMVASYLAESFDGITFEHISRTHNTDANELAQIASGAQLLEGKLGREILVLQQLYPALVNQQILRRDDVIRTRVMSLPSLLDRQDTIEVCIVEATPDDWRKPIMQYLDNPNGKHSRKTRVHATNYVTYQNELYQKGEDGLLLLCLGPQEGARSITEVHEGVCGAHQSGRKMRWLLRRHGYFLPRILKDCIEFARGYVQCQIHGPIQRVPAKSLYSVIKPWPFRGWAMDVIGKITPSSGAAKHAWIIVATDYFTKWVEAKSYAELTSKEVCDFMEEHIVTRFGVPETIITDNGTIFTAERFREYTAGLKIRLEQSTPYYPQANGQAEASNKVLIGILEKVIKERPGMWHLKLNEALWAYRTSPRSATGTTPYALTYGHDAMLPVELSINSLRLTEQSSLVSVEYNQSMRQELEDLEEARLDAYNLLVAQKQIAERAYNQKVR